In Clostridiaceae bacterium, the following are encoded in one genomic region:
- a CDS encoding chemotaxis protein CheD (catalyzes the conversion of glutamine residues to glutamate on methyl-accepting chemotaxis receptors), whose amino-acid sequence MMNRIIKVGMADLNAIKHPGILTTLGLGSCVGIALYDRDNKVIGLAHVMLPSSQQVKNNSNIAKFADTAIEKLIKDMELLGASIENIVAKLAGGAQMFAFNDFSDTMRIGMRNIAAAREKLSELGIPVVAEDTGGNYGRTIELYSEDGRLLVKSIGHGIKYI is encoded by the coding sequence TTGATGAATAGAATCATTAAAGTTGGAATGGCTGACTTAAATGCAATTAAACATCCTGGAATATTGACAACTTTAGGATTGGGCTCATGTGTAGGAATTGCACTATACGACAGGGATAATAAGGTTATTGGACTGGCTCATGTGATGCTGCCCTCAAGTCAGCAGGTAAAAAACAACTCAAATATTGCAAAATTTGCTGATACTGCAATTGAGAAACTTATAAAGGACATGGAACTGCTGGGAGCAAGTATAGAGAATATAGTTGCAAAACTTGCTGGGGGAGCACAAATGTTCGCTTTTAATGATTTTTCTGATACAATGAGAATAGGTATGAGGAATATCGCCGCGGCAAGAGAAAAACTTAGTGAACTTGGTATACCAGTAGTTGCAGAAGATACAGGAGGAAACTATGGTAGAACCATAGAATTATACTCAGAAGACGGGAGACTTCTTGTCAAATCAATAGGACATGGTATAAAATACATTTGA
- a CDS encoding FliA/WhiG family RNA polymerase sigma factor — protein sequence MSDNGALNELWKQYSRTGDASIREKLIIEYSYLVKYIAGRLSIYFGSNVEYEDLISYGIFGLIDAIDKYDINKGVKFETYASLRIRGAIIDSIRELDWVPRSLRQKSKELEKTYQELENELGRAATDSDVANKLGISLNEFYKLLNSASITTIMSLEEYIEQNYELGVKDTDTKSDDVPEKYAILNELKEVLGQTINNLPEKERTVITLYYFEELTLKEISKIMNVSESRISQLHTKAILRMKGKLEKYRAHLS from the coding sequence ATGTCTGATAATGGTGCGCTTAACGAATTATGGAAGCAGTATAGCCGCACAGGAGATGCTTCCATAAGAGAAAAGCTGATAATCGAGTATTCATATTTAGTAAAATATATTGCAGGAAGATTAAGTATATATTTTGGTTCTAATGTTGAATATGAGGATTTAATTAGTTATGGTATATTTGGCCTTATTGATGCTATAGATAAATATGATATTAACAAAGGGGTTAAATTTGAAACCTATGCATCTCTGCGGATAAGAGGTGCTATAATTGACAGTATAAGGGAACTGGACTGGGTACCAAGGTCTTTGAGACAAAAAAGCAAGGAACTTGAAAAAACATATCAGGAATTGGAGAACGAATTAGGACGGGCAGCCACAGATAGCGATGTGGCCAACAAACTGGGGATATCACTCAATGAATTTTATAAACTTTTGAACAGCGCCAGTATTACAACCATTATGTCTCTCGAAGAATATATTGAACAAAATTATGAATTAGGAGTGAAAGATACAGATACCAAATCAGATGATGTACCTGAGAAATACGCAATACTGAATGAATTGAAGGAAGTTTTAGGGCAAACAATTAATAATCTTCCTGAAAAAGAAAGGACTGTTATAACATTATACTATTTTGAAGAATTGACCCTAAAAGAAATAAGTAAGATTATGAATGTATCAGAATCAAGAATTTCGCAATTACATACTAAAGCTATTTTAAGAATGAAAGGAAAATTAGAAAAATATAGAGCACACCTTAGCTGA